The SAR116 cluster alpha proteobacterium HIMB100 region AAAGTCTGACCACACTGGCGGATACTCTCGGTTCAGCAACTCTTCCTTTGCTAATCTCTTCTTCAAGATTGAGTGGACATGTGTTCCTCTGAACCTCTTACCCCGTACGGTTAGGTATCCTTCCTTATTCATCCACTCAGCAATGGCATCAAAGGTCATGCCTTTCTCTCGATGCTCAGAAATGGTTTGATAAAGGAAAAATTGATAGTCGGAGTAGTAATTGCCAGAGAGGGCAGTTGAGCGACAGGTAAGGGTGAAGTTGAAAACTACATCGGCAGGTAAAAACGCGTCATTACACCGAACAAATGCCACCGTGGAATAAGCTATCCTCTGCTAAGAACTTTTGCTGTTGCTATAGGGCAGCCAGAGCTTGGTCAATATCAGCAATGATATCTTCTATATGTTCAATGCCTACTGACAAACGCACATATCCCGGCGTGACCCCAGCGTTCAGTTGGTCTTCAGCTGAAAGTTGTGAATGGGTGGTAGAGGCGGGATGAATCGCAAGTGTACGTGCATCGCCAATATTGGCCACATGATAAATGAGCTTCAAATTATCAATGAACTGCCGGCCAGCTTCCAAACCGCTCTGTAGCTCAATGCCAATAAGTGCGCCGTATCCTTTGGTCAAATATGTGTCTGTCAGCGTTTTTTCTGCTCCTGCAAACAGCTCTGGATATATGACTGATGATACAGCCTTGTACCGCGACAGATAGTCTGCCAGCTTTGATGCGTTTGCCTGATGCTCACGGAAGCGAAGTGGCAGGGTCTCAAGCCCTTGAATCAGATGAAAGACATTGGTTGGCGAGAGTGAAGCCCCCAAATCACGCAGCAGCACAACACGGGCACGGATGGCAAAGGCGATAGGCGTGCCCAGGGCCTCAGGGACAAGGGTGCCCCAGACAGCCCCGTGATAGCTGCCGTCTGGAGTATTAAAATGCGGTTGTTGTTCAGGATGCTCTACCCAGTCAAAATTCCCTCCATCAATAATGACACCGCCTATAGAGGTGCCGTGGCCGCCAATAAATTTGGTCAGCGAAAGCACAATAATTGCCGCGCCATGGTCAAATGGGCGACAAGTGAGGGGCGCGGCCGTATTGTCCACAATAAGGGGTATGCCGCGTGCACGGCCAATCTCGGCAACTTCAGCAATGGGAAAGGGTACCAGTTTAGGGTTAGGGAGTGTTTCCCCAAACTAGGCTCTCGTTTTCTCATCACTTAACTCGGCAAAGCTTTGTGGACGTGCAGTGTCGGCAAACCGGACCTCTATGCCCATATTTGCCAAGGTGTTATTGAACAAATTATATGTGCCGCCATATAAATGTGGAGAGACAACTATATTGTCCCCTGCCGCGGCAACATTCTGGATCGCTAAGGCAACGGCTGATGAGCCAGATGATACCCCGAGGGCTGCTGCACCTCCTTCTAGGGCGGCAAGCCGCTCTTCCAATACTTGTGTTGTTGGAATCATAATCCGCGTATAGATATTACCCAGTTCCTGTAGCGCAAATAATTTTCCGGCATGTTCAGTATCCTCAAACTGATAGCTAGTGGTTTGATATATGGGCACAGCGACAGCATTTGTTGATGGATCCCGGCGATGCCCGCCCGCATGCAGAACAAGCGTTTCAATATGGTGTGGTGTGGTTGTCATGGTTGAAATCCTTTTTGGGGTTTTCGTTCACAGAGTGCAAATAAGAATAGAAAAATTTCATTTAAACCACAAAAAAATGATGATTAATTCCAAATATTCCGTCTATTTTATAAAATAGTTGAACATTGTTCACTTAATCAGGAATAATTGGAATGGATATAATTGATCTAAAATTGGTAAAGCAGCTGCAAAAGCAGGCAGATATTGCTTTGACAGAGCTGAGCCGACGCCTGAAAATATCTAAGACAACTTGCTGGAACCGCATTCAGCGGTTAGAAGAGCGCGGGATCATTTCAGGAAAATACACCCAATTCAACCGTGAAGAATTAGGGCTGTCTATTGTCGTGTTTATGTCGATCACTGTTGGCCGCCACACGCCGGAATGGGTGAATAGGTTCATCGCTGTCGTTGAAAAATGCCCCGAAATTGTTGAAGCTCATCGATTGACAGGTGAAGGTGCAGATTATCAGTTGAAAATAGTTTGTCCGGACATCACAGCGTATGATGCGTTTCAGCAAAATTTAATCAATGGTATTGAATTTACCTCCATGTCTTCAAGAATCTCGTTAAAAGAGATTAAATGGACACATCACCTGCCGCTTTCGCATTTGGAGCAGGTGGCATCGGATTTG contains the following coding sequences:
- a CDS encoding transcriptional regulator (PFAM: HTH domain; AsnC family), whose product is MDIIDLKLVKQLQKQADIALTELSRRLKISKTTCWNRIQRLEERGIISGKYTQFNREELGLSIVVFMSITVGRHTPEWVNRFIAVVEKCPEIVEAHRLTGEGADYQLKIVCPDITAYDAFQQNLINGIEFTSMSSRISLKEIKWTHHLPLSHLEQVASDLS
- a CDS encoding Recombinase (PFAM: Recombinase) — protein: MAFVRCNDAFLPADVVFNFTLTCRSTALSGNYYSDYQFFLYQTISEHREKGMTFDAIAEWMNKEGYLTVRGKRFRGTHVHSILKKRLAKEELLNREYPPVWSDFSMEVVDKTILMRDFRTILLKK
- a CDS encoding O-acetylhomoserine sulfhydrylase (PFAM: Cys/Met metabolism PLP-dependent enzyme) produces the protein MTTTPHHIETLVLHAGGHRRDPSTNAVAVPIYQTTSYQFEDTEHAGKLFALQELGNIYTRIMIPTTQVLEERLAALEGGAAALGVSSGSSAVALAIQNVAAAGDNIVVSPHLYGGTYNLFNNTLANMGIEVRFADTARPQSFAELSDEKTRA
- a CDS encoding O-acetylhomoserine sulfhydrylase (PFAM: Cys/Met metabolism PLP-dependent enzyme) — translated: MDNTAAPLTCRPFDHGAAIIVLSLTKFIGGHGTSIGGVIIDGGNFDWVEHPEQQPHFNTPDGSYHGAVWGTLVPEALGTPIAFAIRARVVLLRDLGASLSPTNVFHLIQGLETLPLRFREHQANASKLADYLSRYKAVSSVIYPELFAGAEKTLTDTYLTKGYGALIGIELQSGLEAGRQFIDNLKLIYHVANIGDARTLAIHPASTTHSQLSAEDQLNAGVTPGYVRLSVGIEHIEDIIADIDQALAAL